The following proteins come from a genomic window of Nostoc sp. ATCC 53789:
- a CDS encoding phosphodiester glycosidase family protein, which translates to MPSCCQSGISERRFFRATVSPILLTLLCLTTTGASNAQELPKNNKSLISQSPAPPLTGMVSSGNQISINGRTLPGTWLQRPGKSGQVTTHLSDGVFRQLIGVNFLNSSSSAKQPIQWFSSVTTPLVLATRLVGAYRYLDITNFAQTSGWQIQANGNTLVIATPKAQITNIVQSQEPPEASAPLQQSRILVNLDRATPWQVAQGSAIAKPQTPSSDPDTPTPKPTTPPNREWTITLDGIADPVLIERYTPQPPAAAPTLLPNLLKQLLPVTPTQPIPTAPEPLIRQVQVVKNQTIISLSVPFGLSPQVKTIANPNRLIIDIRPDPLEERDITWAPGLRWRQHYVNLGTERFPVVWLEVNPRKFGLTLKPMWASPDGLGGTAPLIQTAQRYLAVAGINGGYFNRNNRLPLGAIRRDSQWLSGPILNRGAIAWNDSGQFYFGRLTLEETLITANNQRLPILFLNSGYVQSGIARYTPVWGATYTPLTDNEIILVVQKDQITQQLPGGKVGGTAVPIPQDGYLLTLRANSVSAASQLPIGSAVRISSSTTPTDFSRYPHIIGAGPLLIQNRQIVLDAKAEKFSNAFIAEKAIRSGICTTATGTLMIAAVHNRAGGYGPTLAEHAQLMQQMGCVDALNLDGGSSTSLYLGGQLLDRSPSTAARVHNGIGIFLKPR; encoded by the coding sequence ATGCCGAGTTGTTGCCAATCAGGGATTAGCGAACGCAGATTCTTCCGGGCTACTGTGTCACCAATACTTTTAACATTATTGTGTTTAACCACTACTGGTGCTAGCAACGCCCAAGAGTTGCCAAAAAACAACAAATCACTGATCTCCCAGTCACCTGCACCTCCTCTAACAGGGATGGTATCCTCTGGGAATCAAATTTCCATCAATGGTCGTACTTTACCAGGAACTTGGTTGCAACGGCCGGGAAAATCTGGTCAGGTGACAACTCATCTCAGTGACGGGGTATTTAGGCAATTAATTGGAGTAAATTTCTTAAACAGTAGTAGTTCAGCGAAACAACCAATACAGTGGTTTTCGTCGGTGACAACACCACTGGTTTTAGCCACCAGGCTAGTAGGAGCATATCGCTATCTGGATATCACTAATTTTGCCCAAACATCTGGATGGCAAATCCAAGCCAATGGGAACACCTTGGTGATTGCTACCCCAAAAGCACAAATTACGAATATTGTTCAGAGCCAGGAACCTCCAGAGGCAAGTGCCCCTTTGCAACAAAGTCGCATACTTGTAAATCTAGATCGGGCGACTCCCTGGCAAGTTGCACAAGGATCAGCGATCGCAAAACCGCAAACTCCATCTTCCGATCCAGACACACCAACCCCAAAACCCACTACACCGCCAAATCGAGAGTGGACAATTACCCTGGATGGAATAGCCGATCCCGTTTTGATAGAACGCTATACCCCCCAGCCACCAGCAGCAGCGCCAACATTACTGCCAAACCTGCTCAAACAATTATTACCAGTTACACCAACACAACCAATACCAACAGCCCCTGAACCACTTATCCGACAAGTGCAGGTGGTGAAAAACCAAACGATTATTAGTCTGAGCGTTCCCTTTGGTCTATCGCCTCAAGTTAAGACTATCGCTAACCCCAATCGCCTGATTATCGATATTCGACCCGATCCTCTAGAAGAACGAGATATTACTTGGGCCCCAGGATTACGCTGGCGACAGCATTATGTCAACTTAGGCACAGAACGTTTTCCGGTGGTTTGGTTAGAAGTTAATCCCCGTAAATTTGGGCTAACGCTGAAACCTATGTGGGCTAGTCCTGATGGGCTTGGGGGTACTGCTCCCTTAATTCAAACAGCACAACGTTACTTAGCAGTAGCTGGAATTAACGGTGGTTATTTTAACCGCAATAATAGATTACCATTGGGTGCGATTCGTCGGGATAGTCAGTGGTTATCAGGCCCCATTCTTAACCGGGGTGCGATCGCTTGGAATGATTCAGGTCAATTTTACTTCGGTCGTCTCACCTTAGAAGAAACTTTAATTACTGCAAATAACCAGCGCTTACCAATTTTGTTTCTTAATAGTGGCTACGTCCAGAGTGGCATTGCTCGTTACACCCCAGTTTGGGGAGCAACTTACACACCCTTAACGGATAACGAAATTATCCTAGTGGTACAAAAAGACCAAATTACTCAGCAACTACCAGGCGGCAAAGTTGGTGGGACGGCCGTTCCCATTCCCCAGGATGGCTACCTACTAACTTTACGCGCTAACAGCGTTAGCGCTGCCTCACAGTTACCGATTGGAAGCGCAGTACGTATTTCTAGCAGCACTACTCCCACTGATTTTAGTCGTTATCCCCACATTATCGGAGCCGGGCCGCTATTAATCCAAAATCGTCAAATTGTCCTTGATGCCAAAGCAGAAAAATTCAGCAATGCCTTTATTGCAGAAAAGGCTATTCGTAGCGGTATTTGTACAACTGCAACAGGCACACTGATGATTGCTGCCGTCCATAATCGTGCTGGCGGTTATGGCCCTACATTGGCAGAACATGCCCAATTAATGCAACAGATGGGCTGTGTGGATGCCTTAAATCTGGACGGCGGTAGTTCTACCAGCCTTTATTTAGGAGGGCAACTACTTGACCGATCGCCTAGTACTGCTGCTCGTGTTCATAATGGAATTGGTATTTTCCTGAAACCTCGTTAA
- a CDS encoding cupin domain-containing protein: MARYQETTQTDTLHLPSTITSRGIAATELRPWGAFTVLEEGRGYKIKRIEVKPGHRLSLQMHHHRSEHWIVVSGTARVTCGEKEVLLSNNESTYVPQCTSHRLENPGVITLVLIEVQNGEYLGEDDIIRYQDDYARTKD, translated from the coding sequence ATGGCTCGATATCAAGAAACTACACAGACTGACACTCTACACCTACCTTCAACTATCACTTCCAGAGGCATTGCTGCAACTGAGTTACGTCCTTGGGGTGCTTTTACAGTTTTGGAAGAAGGGCGCGGATACAAAATCAAGCGCATCGAAGTTAAGCCCGGACACCGCCTCAGTTTACAGATGCACCACCACCGCAGCGAACACTGGATTGTCGTCTCAGGTACAGCTAGGGTAACTTGTGGCGAGAAAGAAGTATTACTGAGCAATAATGAGTCAACTTATGTACCTCAATGTACATCTCATCGTTTAGAAAATCCTGGCGTGATTACCTTAGTGTTAATTGAAGTGCAAAATGGCGAATACTTGGGAGAGGATGACATTATCCGCTACCAAGATGACTATGCCCGAACTAAGGACTAA
- a CDS encoding polysaccharide deacetylase family protein, whose translation MENNKSFLWPEGILIALLALGGVFSLAFMMLLRPNASEAQSRQNIDIKDVAANVGTQQRIEKLKAAMFTSWQQEAQTKGLSYALPSRFQGAIIEEAKLTQGEKVIALTFDDGPWPDTTEQVLDILKSNNIKGTFFVVGQNLKNYPEIGKKIVTEGHVIANHTWHHWYHFFNQQAAAFEIDRTTDLIYQITGAKTNLFRPPGGNLHNGLSAYARGQKYAVIMWSADSTDYKLPTVPKLIDNVIKDSKPGGIVLMHDGGGNRSRTVQALPEIISNFRKQGYRFVTIPELLEIEDTGQKLLANKKQ comes from the coding sequence GTGGAAAACAATAAGTCGTTTCTGTGGCCAGAAGGAATATTAATTGCACTGCTTGCTTTAGGTGGTGTTTTTAGCCTTGCTTTCATGATGCTTCTCAGACCAAATGCCTCAGAGGCTCAAAGTAGACAAAATATCGATATCAAGGATGTAGCTGCAAATGTAGGAACTCAGCAGCGCATTGAGAAATTAAAGGCGGCGATGTTTACAAGTTGGCAGCAAGAAGCACAAACAAAAGGGCTATCTTACGCTTTGCCATCACGTTTTCAAGGAGCAATAATTGAAGAGGCAAAACTAACTCAGGGTGAAAAAGTGATTGCTCTCACCTTTGATGATGGCCCTTGGCCTGATACTACAGAGCAAGTGCTAGATATTCTGAAATCAAATAATATCAAAGGAACGTTTTTTGTTGTTGGGCAGAACCTAAAAAATTATCCAGAAATAGGAAAGAAAATTGTAACTGAAGGTCATGTCATTGCTAACCATACTTGGCATCATTGGTATCACTTCTTTAATCAACAAGCAGCAGCTTTTGAAATTGATCGCACAACAGACCTAATCTATCAAATCACAGGCGCTAAAACAAATCTCTTCCGACCACCTGGTGGGAATCTGCACAATGGATTGTCTGCTTATGCTAGAGGACAGAAGTATGCTGTGATCATGTGGTCGGCTGACTCAACAGACTACAAATTACCGACTGTACCAAAGTTGATAGATAACGTAATTAAAGATTCAAAACCTGGTGGTATTGTGCTAATGCATGATGGTGGTGGGAACCGTTCTCGAACTGTACAAGCCTTACCAGAAATTATTAGCAACTTTAGAAAGCAAGGCTATCGCTTTGTGACTATTCCAGAACTTTTAGAAATAGAAGATACAGGTCAAAAGTTGCTTGCTAATAAAAAGCAATAA
- the lepB gene encoding signal peptidase I: MIPHESDAKEERASSKVLRSWQENLILIAIALCLAFLIRTFIAEPRYIPSDSMLPTLHTGDRLVVEKISYHFHPPITGDIIVFQPPAELQRRGYPKDQAFIKRVIGQPGEVISVDSGKVYLNGQPLTEDYIAEPPNQPYQAVKVPEDEFFVMGDNRNDSNDSRYWGFLPRENVIGRATFRFWPLDRIGFI; encoded by the coding sequence ATGATTCCTCACGAAAGTGATGCAAAAGAAGAACGTGCGTCGTCAAAAGTATTGCGTAGTTGGCAAGAAAATCTGATTTTAATTGCGATCGCATTATGTTTAGCATTTCTGATCAGAACTTTTATCGCCGAACCCCGCTATATCCCTTCGGATTCGATGCTGCCAACCTTACATACTGGCGATCGCTTGGTAGTTGAAAAAATATCCTACCATTTTCACCCTCCCATAACTGGGGATATTATTGTTTTTCAGCCACCCGCAGAACTACAACGTCGGGGATATCCTAAAGACCAAGCTTTCATCAAGCGGGTTATTGGCCAGCCTGGTGAGGTAATTAGTGTTGATTCTGGCAAAGTCTATCTCAACGGTCAACCCTTGACAGAAGACTACATTGCTGAACCACCAAATCAGCCATACCAAGCAGTGAAAGTCCCAGAAGACGAATTTTTTGTCATGGGAGATAATCGGAACGATAGTAATGACTCTCGCTATTGGGGCTTTTTACCCAGAGAAAACGTCATTGGTCGGGCAACGTTTCGTTTTTGGCCTCTTGATCGCATTGGGTTCATTTAA
- a CDS encoding iron-sulfur cluster assembly accessory protein has translation MIHLSQAAASEIGRIKSKQQPNVLFRLAVKPGGCSGLFYDMSFDETIKVGDQVFNLDEIQVVIDATSLNYLNGLRVDYSEDLMGGGFRFHNPQAIATCGCGNSFLTSNQ, from the coding sequence ATGATTCATCTGAGTCAAGCAGCCGCGAGTGAAATTGGGCGAATAAAGTCCAAGCAGCAGCCAAATGTCTTGTTTCGATTGGCAGTAAAACCAGGTGGCTGTTCTGGGTTATTTTATGATATGTCCTTCGATGAAACTATAAAAGTTGGCGACCAGGTTTTCAACTTGGACGAAATTCAAGTAGTCATAGATGCTACAAGCTTAAATTACCTCAACGGTTTGAGGGTAGATTATTCAGAAGACTTAATGGGTGGTGGTTTTCGCTTCCACAATCCCCAAGCGATCGCAACCTGTGGCTGTGGCAATTCTTTTTTGACAAGCAATCAATAG
- the gltB gene encoding glutamate synthase large subunit: MNNQPMNQEQKITANINSRDTYQGQKWLVEERDACGVGFIAHRQNHTSHEIVEKALAALTCLEHRGGCSADQDSGDGAGVLTAIPWDLFQQDFAQRGKEFPSTNNIAVGMIFLPQDQEAAQKARAAVEQVATEEKLIVLGWRVVPVQSDLLGVQARENQPQIEQVLLASVDKSGDELERQVYITRRRISKIATNISEEFYICSLSNRTIVYKGMVRSAVLGEFYQDLKNPAYKSAFAVYHRRFSTNTMPKWPLAQPMRLLGHNGEINTLLGNINWMMAREASLNHPVWGDRIKELKPLVHIDNSDSATLDNVLELLVCSGRTPLEALMIMVPEAYQNQPSLRESPEIVDFYEYYSGLQEAWDGPALLVFSDGKKVGATLDRNGLRPARYLITKDDYIVVASEAGVVDFPEADIVEKGRLGPGQMIAVDLVNHEVLKNWEIKQRIAKQHPYGEWLQQYRQELKSLVISHPSLANGNGKGQMTNDQGQVTIDKQTLLQLQTAFGYTTEDVEMVIQQMAIAGSEPTFCMGDDIPLAVLSTKPHLLYDYFKQRFAQVTNPAIDPLREKLVMSLKVELGERGNLLEPKAEYARRLKLESPVLTDAELEAIKLSGFATAELSTLFAIANGPEGLKAAVESLQAQAAESVRAGAKILILTDKVNDGITTEYTYIPPLLAVGAVHHHLIREGLRMKTSLIVNTAQCWSTHHFACLIGYGAGAVCPYMALDTVRDWCIDPRTQKLMGVQKIPTLTVEQALGNYRKAVESGLLKILSKMGISLLSSYQAAQIFEAIGIGGDLIELGFRGTTSRIGGLSVSELADEVLSFHVKAFPELTTKKLENLGFVQYRPGGEYHMNSPEMVKALHKALDGKNYDHYEVYKKHLQGRPVTALRDLLDFQGERTPISLEEVESVAEIVKRFCTGGMSLGALSREAHETLAIAMNRIGGKSNSGEGGEDPVRYKVLDDVDESGNSPTLPHLKGLRNGDKAYSAIKQVASGRFGVTPEYLVNAKQIEIKIAQGAKPGEGGQLPGPKVSQYIAMLRRSKPGVTLISPPPHHDIYSIEDLAQLIFDLHQINPKAKVSVKLVSEVGIGTIAAGVAKANADIIQISGHDGGTGASPLSSIKHAGSPWELGLSEVHRVLMENSLRDRVVLRVDGGLKSGWDVVIGALMGAEEFGFGSIAMIAEGCIMARICHTNNCPVGVASQKEELRKRFTGIPEQVVNFFYFIAEEVRSLLARLGYRSLSEIIGRADLLKLRQEAKITKTQSLNLDCLLKLPDTRDNRSWLVHEEVHSNGVVLDDKFLADPDIQAAIRDQSTVTKTYPIINTDRTVGTRLAGAIASQYGDSDFEGQINLNFIGSVGQSFGAFNLPGISLSLEGEANDYVGKGMHGGEIIIKPPTDATYNASQNVIVGNTCLYGATGGMLFANGLAGERFAVRNSKGIAVIEGAGDHCCEYMTGGVIVVLGKVGRNVAAGMTGGLAYFLDEDDAFRELVNPEIVKIQRVITEVGAKQLQELIQTHAERTGSPKAKKILQNWQEFLPKFWQLVPPSEADSPEANPEKTTEFSLVTSH; this comes from the coding sequence ATGAATAATCAACCGATGAATCAAGAGCAGAAAATCACAGCAAATATCAACTCAAGAGATACCTATCAGGGGCAAAAGTGGTTAGTAGAAGAACGAGATGCCTGTGGTGTCGGTTTTATTGCTCATCGTCAAAATCATACCAGCCACGAAATTGTCGAAAAAGCCTTAGCTGCTCTAACCTGCTTAGAACATCGGGGAGGTTGTAGCGCCGATCAAGACTCTGGTGATGGGGCTGGAGTATTGACAGCTATCCCTTGGGATTTGTTCCAACAAGACTTTGCCCAAAGAGGGAAGGAATTTCCATCCACCAATAATATAGCTGTGGGGATGATATTTCTCCCACAAGACCAGGAAGCAGCACAAAAAGCTAGGGCGGCAGTTGAGCAAGTAGCTACTGAAGAAAAATTAATTGTACTGGGTTGGCGAGTAGTGCCAGTGCAATCTGATTTATTGGGTGTACAAGCAAGAGAAAATCAACCCCAGATCGAACAAGTTTTGTTAGCTTCTGTTGACAAAAGCGGCGATGAATTGGAACGACAGGTGTACATTACCCGCCGCCGAATTAGTAAAATTGCAACCAATATCTCAGAAGAATTTTATATCTGCTCGTTGTCAAATCGCACAATTGTCTACAAAGGCATGGTGCGTTCTGCCGTATTGGGAGAATTTTATCAAGATTTAAAAAATCCAGCTTACAAAAGCGCCTTTGCTGTCTATCATCGCCGCTTTAGTACCAACACGATGCCCAAGTGGCCCCTAGCTCAACCGATGCGGCTTTTGGGTCACAACGGCGAAATTAATACCTTATTGGGTAACATCAACTGGATGATGGCACGAGAAGCTAGCCTGAATCATCCTGTATGGGGCGATCGCATCAAGGAACTCAAGCCATTAGTTCATATTGATAACAGCGACTCAGCTACCCTAGATAACGTACTGGAATTACTGGTGTGTTCTGGACGCACCCCCTTGGAAGCTTTAATGATTATGGTTCCAGAAGCTTACCAAAATCAGCCTTCTTTGCGTGAATCTCCAGAAATTGTTGATTTCTACGAATATTACAGTGGTTTGCAAGAAGCATGGGACGGGCCAGCACTTTTAGTCTTCAGCGATGGCAAAAAAGTTGGTGCAACATTAGATCGTAATGGCTTAAGACCTGCTCGTTACCTAATCACCAAAGATGACTACATTGTTGTAGCTTCTGAAGCTGGTGTAGTGGACTTTCCAGAAGCCGATATTGTCGAGAAAGGTAGACTCGGCCCTGGGCAAATGATTGCCGTGGATTTAGTTAACCATGAAGTGCTAAAGAATTGGGAGATTAAGCAGCGCATTGCCAAGCAGCACCCTTATGGAGAATGGCTGCAACAGTACCGTCAAGAATTAAAGTCATTAGTCATTAGTCATCCGTCATTAGCAAATGGCAATGGCAAAGGACAAATGACAAATGACCAAGGACAAGTGACAATTGACAAGCAAACCTTGCTTCAACTTCAAACCGCCTTTGGCTACACCACAGAAGATGTGGAAATGGTGATTCAGCAAATGGCGATCGCAGGTTCAGAGCCGACTTTCTGTATGGGGGATGATATTCCTTTAGCAGTGCTGTCAACGAAGCCCCACCTGCTTTATGACTATTTCAAACAGCGCTTTGCTCAGGTGACGAACCCGGCAATTGATCCCCTGCGGGAAAAGCTAGTGATGTCTTTGAAAGTCGAATTGGGTGAACGAGGTAACTTATTAGAACCCAAAGCAGAATATGCTCGGAGATTGAAACTTGAGTCGCCAGTGTTAACGGATGCTGAATTAGAGGCGATTAAGCTGTCGGGATTTGCCACAGCCGAGTTGTCAACACTATTTGCGATCGCCAACGGTCCTGAAGGATTGAAAGCCGCAGTCGAATCTTTACAAGCACAAGCAGCTGAATCAGTCCGGGCAGGTGCAAAGATTTTAATCTTAACCGATAAGGTAAATGATGGTATCACCACAGAATATACCTACATCCCTCCCCTGTTAGCAGTCGGTGCTGTACATCATCACCTGATTCGGGAAGGGTTGCGGATGAAAACATCCCTAATTGTTAATACTGCCCAATGCTGGAGTACTCATCACTTTGCTTGTCTTATTGGCTATGGCGCTGGTGCAGTCTGCCCGTATATGGCTTTAGATACGGTGCGTGATTGGTGCATTGATCCCAGAACCCAAAAGTTAATGGGGGTGCAAAAAATTCCCACCCTTACCGTAGAACAAGCTTTAGGAAACTATCGCAAAGCGGTAGAGTCAGGTTTGCTCAAAATCCTCTCCAAGATGGGAATTTCTCTGCTCTCCAGCTATCAAGCAGCCCAAATCTTTGAAGCTATTGGCATTGGTGGGGATTTAATCGAACTAGGATTTCGTGGTACGACTTCCCGGATCGGTGGTTTGAGTGTTAGCGAACTCGCTGATGAAGTACTTTCCTTTCACGTCAAGGCTTTCCCAGAACTAACGACCAAGAAGTTAGAAAACCTGGGGTTTGTGCAGTATCGTCCTGGCGGCGAGTACCACATGAATAGCCCCGAAATGGTCAAGGCGCTGCATAAAGCTCTAGATGGCAAAAACTATGACCACTACGAAGTTTACAAAAAACACCTCCAAGGCAGACCAGTAACGGCATTGCGAGACTTGCTAGATTTCCAAGGTGAGCGTACCCCAATTTCTCTAGAAGAAGTAGAGTCGGTAGCTGAGATTGTCAAACGTTTCTGTACGGGCGGCATGTCTTTAGGCGCTTTGTCAAGAGAAGCCCATGAAACTTTAGCGATCGCCATGAATCGCATTGGCGGTAAATCTAACTCTGGAGAAGGCGGCGAAGATCCAGTGCGCTATAAAGTTTTAGATGATGTCGACGAGTCTGGTAACTCGCCAACCCTACCTCATTTAAAAGGATTGCGGAATGGTGATAAAGCCTATAGTGCTATTAAGCAAGTCGCATCGGGACGCTTTGGTGTCACACCAGAGTACTTAGTCAACGCCAAACAAATTGAAATCAAAATTGCCCAAGGTGCCAAGCCCGGCGAAGGTGGACAACTACCAGGGCCCAAGGTTAGCCAATACATTGCGATGTTAAGGCGTTCTAAGCCAGGTGTAACGCTGATTTCGCCACCACCGCATCACGATATATATTCAATTGAAGACCTAGCGCAACTGATTTTTGATCTGCACCAAATTAACCCCAAAGCAAAGGTGTCGGTGAAGCTAGTGTCAGAAGTTGGCATTGGCACGATCGCTGCTGGTGTAGCCAAGGCAAACGCTGATATCATCCAAATTTCTGGTCATGATGGTGGTACAGGTGCATCGCCACTTAGTTCGATTAAACACGCTGGTTCGCCGTGGGAATTGGGTTTAAGTGAAGTGCATCGGGTTTTGATGGAAAATAGCCTGCGCGATCGCGTGGTTTTACGTGTAGATGGCGGTCTGAAGAGTGGCTGGGACGTGGTAATAGGTGCATTGATGGGTGCTGAAGAATTTGGTTTCGGTTCCATCGCCATGATTGCTGAAGGCTGCATCATGGCGCGGATCTGCCACACAAATAATTGCCCTGTGGGTGTCGCGTCCCAGAAAGAAGAACTCCGCAAGCGGTTTACGGGGATACCGGAACAGGTTGTCAACTTCTTCTACTTCATTGCCGAAGAAGTGCGTAGTTTGTTAGCACGACTTGGCTACCGTTCTTTGTCAGAAATCATTGGACGTGCAGATTTGTTGAAACTGCGCCAAGAGGCAAAAATTACCAAAACACAATCACTAAATCTTGATTGTTTACTTAAGCTGCCAGATACCAGAGACAATCGTAGCTGGTTAGTGCATGAAGAAGTCCACAGCAACGGCGTGGTTTTAGATGACAAGTTCCTTGCCGATCCCGACATTCAGGCTGCTATTAGGGATCAGTCTACTGTCACCAAGACTTACCCAATTATCAATACTGACAGAACAGTGGGTACAAGATTAGCGGGTGCGATCGCTTCTCAATATGGTGACAGTGATTTTGAAGGACAAATTAATCTCAACTTCATAGGTAGTGTTGGACAAAGCTTTGGTGCTTTTAACCTCCCCGGCATAAGTTTATCCTTAGAAGGAGAAGCAAACGACTACGTAGGTAAAGGGATGCATGGTGGTGAAATCATCATCAAACCTCCAACTGATGCTACCTATAACGCATCACAAAATGTCATAGTTGGTAATACGTGCCTCTATGGTGCTACTGGTGGCATGTTATTTGCCAATGGACTAGCAGGAGAGCGCTTTGCGGTGAGAAACTCCAAAGGCATCGCAGTGATTGAAGGCGCTGGGGATCACTGCTGTGAATACATGACTGGTGGTGTGATTGTCGTCCTCGGTAAAGTAGGGCGCAACGTCGCTGCTGGAATGACTGGCGGACTAGCATACTTCTTAGATGAAGACGACGCATTCCGTGAGTTAGTCAACCCGGAAATAGTCAAAATCCAACGGGTGATTACGGAAGTAGGTGCAAAACAACTGCAAGAGTTAATCCAAACTCATGCGGAACGCACTGGTTCACCAAAGGCCAAGAAAATTTTGCAAAACTGGCAAGAATTTTTGCCGAAGTTCTGGCAGTTGGTTCCACCTTCTGAAGCTGATAGTCCCGAAGCTAATCCTGAAAAAACAACTGAGTTTAGTTTAGTAACTAGTCATTAA
- a CDS encoding ComEA family DNA-binding protein, protein MNNWLPLNPRLQKLRAKLINDPYYRLQSGEEIQIAAKLGIRIDANQATVDDWLRLPGLSIHQARSLVELSHSGVKFYCIEDIAAALAIPAPRLEPLKPLLNFIYYDHESLESATHLVNPNTATVEKLAQIPFIDLSLAQAVVQNRQSSGPYRNLADFQRRLELPGDAIAQLMYYLRF, encoded by the coding sequence ATGAATAACTGGCTACCTTTGAACCCCAGGTTGCAAAAACTCCGCGCCAAGCTCATCAACGATCCCTACTATCGCCTACAATCTGGGGAAGAAATTCAGATAGCGGCCAAATTAGGTATTCGCATTGATGCTAATCAAGCCACTGTAGATGATTGGTTACGCCTACCAGGTTTATCAATTCACCAAGCGCGATCGCTTGTAGAACTTTCCCATTCTGGTGTTAAATTTTACTGTATTGAAGACATTGCTGCGGCTTTGGCTATACCAGCGCCGCGTCTGGAGCCATTAAAGCCTCTGCTGAATTTTATTTACTATGACCACGAATCTTTAGAAAGTGCTACGCATTTAGTCAATCCGAATACAGCAACAGTCGAAAAGTTAGCACAAATTCCATTTATAGATTTATCTTTAGCCCAAGCAGTGGTTCAAAATCGGCAATCCTCTGGGCCTTACCGTAACCTAGCTGATTTCCAACGACGGCTGGAGTTACCTGGTGATGCGATCGCTCAACTGATGTATTATTTAAGGTTTTAA